From a single Lytechinus pictus isolate F3 Inbred unplaced genomic scaffold, Lp3.0 scaffold_19, whole genome shotgun sequence genomic region:
- the LOC135157697 gene encoding deleted in malignant brain tumors 1 protein-like isoform X1 — protein sequence MAVKQSLFVSFLFIGTFVGSQRTDIRLVGGRNNREGRVELLVDGEWGTVCDDAWGTSDATVACRQLGFGSAESITVNADVFGEGTGPIHLDDVACSGNEPSLIACTHRGLGNNNCGHSEDAGVRCSLSTPTSGTQDIELEGGTTPLEGRVRINVGGDWGTICDDRWDLDDATVACQQLGMGSAVDVRSFGPGSGTILLDDLGCTGTESSLTSCSYSDRHNCNHREDAGVVCSGKTFRNERSTVAENVRLVGGPSNNEGRVEVFINGQWGTVCDDLWSLTDANVACRHLGFGPAISTPGATAYGQGSGPIHMDNVECQGDETSLLTCPYQETHNCHHAEDAGVVCDSSDSAAAQLLQHSIRLSGGSTEYEGRVEVLIDGQWGTVCDDLWSWPDANVACRQLGFGRAIALRGSADFGQATGPILMDNVECNGDEASLENCVFLSNHNCGHVEDAGIECAPPDSSEGEVSQSTIRLVGGSTKYEGRVEVYLAGHWGTVCDDLWTLDEANVACRELGFGSAISALGVATFGQGTGPILMDNVNCNGHETSLTSCEFTSTHNCGHSEDAGIKCASPDSTEAQENQSNIRLVGGSTELEGRVEVYVNGQWGTVCDDLWTLIDANIACKQLGFGPASLAPGSATYGQGLGPILMDNVECSGDEMSLNSCPHLTRHNCGHPEDAGVVCSPRSDSSSANRRSIRLVGSSSPYEGRVEILVAGVWGTVCDDLWDIQDGMVACNQLGYGRATAVRGSGGYGQGTGPIHLDDLRCTGGESMLISCRHAGNTHNCNHGEDAGVICLPPEGDEPPTEPATTIRLVGGFSPYEGRLEVFINGQWGTVCDDLFSLTDTDVACRQLGFGSARAVRGSTYGDGSGQILMDDVQCAGTESSLVSCQYSRNHNCRHSEDVGIVCNAPEGTQTVDIRLEGGSSPNEGRVEVLINGQWGTVCDDLWDMTDANVACRQLGFGFATAIRDSTVFGRGSDPIYMDNVECEGTEPSLLSCVHSPTHNCQHQEDVGIVCQPQGTQKALVRLVGGSTEYEGRVEVYIEDTWGTVCDDLWDITDANVTCRQLGYGNALAVKGTTVFGQGSGAIHMDNVRCTGRETSLLDCAHVSEHNCGHQEDVGIVCKPPAAPVVECPLLVSANHPLKVTCTNGTLMGSQCNYSCVDGFILHGSTQRKCHPSGSWHPEGEGTPTCEAAIVTVPPTIECPALRRPAYPMSLSCTNNTQDGSVCTYACAEGHSLNGSPQRTCETSGSWSLSLEKMPSCEDVTCPALVLEHGTTLCTNDWMYLSACLPICNPGYELDRHRTVQCTSSGNWTEELPTCQIIMCHELPNVVKGVTQCTNGTHLGSTCTVTCADGFRLVGPASRECEQRGSWSRYQPVCQDIRCPVLSSPHFGSLSCTEGSRHGSVCTSTCGIGYRIRGSNVTECNTDGTWTNDVPTCEWITCNPELEAPENGNVRCFFSRICTYSCNTGFDLVPATSMVRTCGANGWSGATPACLDRQGPNFQTCPTDAMTFISDPYLESATVNWRAPSALDNANKKIVGVHVSGPTPGSSVGSGSYPVVYKAENTNGNVAYCRFTVVVSVIRCPELTSDRLVTVNCEHGFLRDSICTFTCSMAGYEVVGDENTQCIMTRDEAVWSNTRPSCTDYTAPVFTHCPIYHVVYAEMNQTTAIVIWREPLATDNSNNNLRVEMIAGNGSGAVQSEGTTLQVYQAVDGSGNLAECSFNVTVEVIRCTNSEIQGDVIASCTGTILGSVCYFSCPDGYILQGHSMTTCQQNGFDGIWSNGSPSCSDNQAPVFTSLPEPIEVTAPPLAMGAVVSWEVPTAEDNDDPNVQVVQMAGPDPDLMLSEGFFLVRYIARDNSGNEAEYTFNITVKVVQCNDPEPEVDEDVEVICDHGNLRGSTCVYSCPIGSELIGSQNTTCVMMDDDSSIGIWNTAIPPRCQARSCPSLPTPPEVIVSGCETGQGNSSTYGTNCTFSCPAGYIGEGEAVKYCQADGTWSTTDFACRRRQCTGLGGNGIFTALPHQCSGFPEYEQVCVVSCLRPGYQLQGPGLAEFQCMENGTWNQTLDEFSCIGKNK from the exons ATGGCAGTCAAACAAAGTCTGTTCGTGTCCTTTCTTTTCATCGGAACATTCG TTGGAAGTCAGCGGACCGACATTCGTCTAGTCGGTGGGAGAAATAACCGAGAAGGCCGGGTTGAACTCCTAGTTGATGGCGAGTGGGGTACAGTATGTGACGACGCATGGGGTACGTCGGATGCCACCGTGGCATGTCGTCAACTCGGGTTTGGATCAGCCGAGAGTATCACCGTTAATGCTGACGTATTTGGGGAGGGTACAGGCCCTATTCATCTAGATGATGTTGCTTGTTCTGGCAACGAGCCATCGTTAATCGCCTGCACTCATAGAGGACTGGGGAACAATAATTGCGGCCACTCTGAAGATGCAGGTGTGAGGTGCTCTCTATCAACGC CAACATCTGGAACTCAAGATATCGAACTAGAAGGAGGTACAACTCCTCTAGAAGGAAGGGTGCGGATCAACGTCGGAGGAGATTGGGGAACAATCTGCGATGATCGTTGGGATCTGGACGATGCAACAGTGGCCTGTCAACAACTCGGAATGGGCTCGGCAGTGGACGTACGTTCGTTTGGTCCTGGAAGTGGAACCATATTACTGGATGACCTTGGATGTACAGGAACTGAGAGTTCTTTAACTTCGTGCAGTTACAGCGACAGGCACAACTGTAATCACAGGGAAGATGCCGGAGTTGTCTGTTCAGGCAAGACATTTCGAAACGAAC GTTCGACAGTAGCGGAAAATGTTCGCTTAGTCGGAGGGCCTTCCAATAACGAGGGTCGTGTTGAAGTATTCATCAATGGTCAGTGGGGAACAGTATGCGATGACCTGTGGTCCCTGACAGATGCGAATGTAGCATGCAGACACTTGGGTTTCGGACCAGCCATTTCAACACCAGGCGCGACTGCATATGGGCAAGGATCTGGTCCTATTCACATGGACAATGTTGAGTGCCAAGGCGATGAGACATCACTACTGACTTGCCCGTACCAAGAAACTCATAACTGTCATCATGCAGAAGATGCAGGTGTCGTGTGTGATAGTTCAG ATTCTGCTGCAGCGCAGTTGCTGCAGCATTCCATTCGTCTAAGTGGGGGATCTACAGAGTATGAAGGTCGAGTCGAGGTCCTCATCGACGGTCAATGGGGAACGGTCTGTGACGATTTGTGGTCTTGGCCTGACGCTAATGTTGCATGCAGACAACTCGGCTTCGGACGGGCCATTGCGCTCAGGGGTTCGGCAGATTTCGGACAAGCCACAGGCCCTATTTTAATGGATAATGTAGAGTGTAATGGGGATGAGGCATCGCTTGAGAATTGTGTGTTCCTGAGTAACCATAACTGCGGACATGTGGAGGATGCTGGCATTGAATGTGCACCACCTG ATTCCTCAGAAGGTGAAGTTAGCCAGTCGACTATTCGTTTAGTCGGGGGATCAACAAAGTATGAAGGACGAGTAGAAGTATACCTTGCAGGCCATTGGGGTACGGTGTGTGATGATCTCTGGACCTTGGACGAAGCAAACGTTGCGTGTAGAGAACTTGGTTTCGGGTCAGCCATTTCAGCGCTCGGTGTTGCTACGTTTGGGCAAGGCACAGGTCCTATTTTGATGGACAATGTAAATTGCAATGGACACGAGACATCTCTGACTTCTTGCGAGTTTACGTCCACGCACAACTGCGGTCACAGTGAAGATGCCGGCATAAAGTGCGCGTCGCCAG ATTCTACAGAGGCGCAAGAGAATCAGTCGAACATACGACTCGTTGGAGGGTCTACAGAACTAGAAGGCCGTGTGGAAGTATACGTTAATGGTCAATGGGGGACAGTTTGCGACGATCTGTGGACGTTAATTGATGCGAATATTGCATGTAAGCAACTTGGCTTCGGTCCAGCCTCGTTAGCTCCTGGTTCTGCTACGTATGGACAAGGTCTAGGTCCCATTCTCATGGATAATGTGGAATGCAGTGGCGATGAAATGTCTCTAAATTCCTGTCCGCATTTGACCAGACACAACTGTGGGCATCCGGAAGATGCAGGGGTGGTGTGCTCGCCTCGAAGTG ATTCTAGCTCGGCAAATCGACGCTCTATCCGTCTAGTAGGAAGTTCTTCCCCCTATGAAGGTCGAGTAGAAATACTTGTAGCTGGCGTATGGGGAACCGTTTGCGATGATTTATGGGATATACAGGACGGTATGGTCGCCTGCAATCAATTGGGGTACGGGCGGGCCACAGCAGTCAGGGGCTCGGGGGGTTATGGCCAGGGGACTGGTCCCATTCATCTCGACGATTTGAGATGCACCGGGGGTGAAAGTATGCTGATATCTTGCCGCCATGCTGGTAACACCCACAACTGCAACCACGGAGAAGATGCTGGCGTAATATGTTTACCCCCTG AAGGGGATGAACCTCCAACCGAACCAGCCACCACTATCCGCTTAGTTGGTGGTTTCTCGCCGTACGAGGGTCGACTTGAAGTTTTCATCAACGGGCAATGGGGAACAGTATGTGACGACTTGTTCTCTTTGACTGACACGGATGTTGCATGCAGACAACTCGGCTTTGGATCAGCTAGAGCCGTTAGAGGATCTACCTATGGAGATGGATCAGGCCAGATACTCATGGACGATGTTCAGTGCGCCGGGACTGAGTCATCTCTAGTTTCCTGTCAGTATTCTAGGAATCATAATTGTAGGCATTCAGAGGATGTCGGGATTGTTTGCAACGCACCAG AAGGAACTCAGACAGTGGATATACGACTTGAAGGAGGATCTTCACCTAATGAGGGACGTGTTGAAGTCCTAATCAATGGCCAGTGGGGAACTGTTTGTGATGATTTGTGGGATATGACCGATGCAAACGTTGCGTGTCGTCAGCTTGGCTTTGGGTTCGCTACTGCGATCAGAGATTCTACCGTTTTTGGCCGAGGATCAGATCCCATTTACATGGACAACGTGGAGTGCGAAGGAACAGAACCATCCCTGCTCTCTTGCGTCCATTCTCCTACTCATAATTGCCAACATCAGGAGGATGTCGGCATCGTCTGCCAACCACAAG GTACGCAAAAAGCGCTTGTTCGTTTGGTTGGAGGTTCAACGGAATATGAAGGACGAGTAGAAGTGTATATCGAAGATACATGGGGAACTGTTTGTGATGATCTTTGGGATATCACCGACGCAAATGTTACATGTAGGCAACTTGGATATGGAAATGCTCTGGCTGTTAAAGGTACCACTGTATTTGGCCAAGGTTCTGGCGCCATTCACATGGACAACGTAAGGTGCACTGGACGTGAAACATCCCTCCTTGACTGTGCACACGTTTCCGAGCACAACTGTGGCCACCAAGAAGACGTTGGGATTGTGTGTAAACCTCCCG CTGCACCTGTTGTTGAATGCCCTTTGCTCGTTAGTGCGAACCATCCTTTGAAGGTTACCTGTACTAATGGCACACTCATGGGTTCTCAGTGCAACTACTCCTGTGTCGATGGCTTCATCCTGCACGGAAGCACGCAAAGAAAGTGCCACCCATCCGGTTCGTGGCACCCTGAGGGAGAAGGAACTCCTACTTGCGAAG CCGCGATTGTGACAGTTCCACCTACCATCGAGTGTCCTGCATTAAGAAGACCAGCGTATCCAATGTCTTTATCGTGCACTAACAACACCCAAGATGGTTCGGTTTGCACCTATGCATGTGCAGAAGGTCACAGCCTAAATGGAAGCCCTCAACGAACATGTGAAACATCGGGTTCTTGGAGTCTAAGCCTAGAAAAAATGCCATCCTGCGAAG ATGTGACTTGCCCAGCACTGGTTTTGGAACATGGAACAACCCTTTGCACCAATGACTGGATGTATCTGTCAGCATGCCTGCCAATTTGTAATCCCGGATATGAACTAGATCGACATCGTACCGTACAGTGCACTTCTTCAGGAAATTGGACCGAGGAGTTACCCACTTGCCAAA TAATAATGTGTCATGAGCTGCCCAACGTAGTAAAAGGCGTCACGCAATGCACCAATGGTACGCATTTAGGATCCACCTGTACGGTCACTTGTGCCGATGGTTTCAGATTGGTGGGACCAGCATCGAGAGAGTGTGAACAAAGAGGGTCCTGGTCCAGATACCAGCCCGTTTGTCAAG ATATTCGATGTCCTGTACTATCATCTCCTCATTTCGGATCACTTTCCTGTACTGAAGGCTCCAGACATGGCTCTGTCTGCACTTCTACGTGTGGAATAGGGTATCGAATCAGAGGGAGCAATGTCACAGAGTGCAACACTGACGGCACTTGGACTAACGATGTACCAACTTGTGAAT GGATTACTTGCAATCCAGAATTAGAGGCACCTGAGAACGGAAACGTGCGCTGCTTCTTTTCTCGAATCTGTACCTACAGTTGCAATACTGGTTTTGACCTTGTTCCAGCCACCAGTATGGTACGGACATGCGGAGCCAACGGTTGGTCAGGAGCAACACCTGCCTGCTTAG ACAGACAAGGACCCAATTTCCAGACGTGCCCCACAGATGCGATGACATTCATAAGTGATCCTTACCTAGAATCGGCAACAGTAAACTGGCGAGCGCCCTCTGCGTTGGACAATGCAAATAAGAAGATCGTTGGTGTGCATGTCTCCGGGCCTACTCCAGGTTCTTCTGTGGGAAGTGGTTCATACCCAGTGGTATATAAGGCTGAAAATACGAATGGAAACGTAGCTTACTGCCGATTTACCGTCGTTGTCAGTG TGATTCGATGTCCTGAGTTGACAAGTGATCGTCTAGTCACAGTAAACTGCGAACATGGATTTCTTCGGGATTCTATCTGCACTTTCACTTGCTCTATGGCTGGTTATGAAGTGGTAGGGGATGAAAATACTCAATGCATAATGACTAGAGATGAAGCCGTGTGGAGCAATACAAGACCATCATGTACAG ATTACACAGCACCGGTATTTACCCACTGTCCCATATATCACGTCGTATATGCCGAAATGAACCAGACGACAGCTATTGTGATATGGCGTGAACCACTTGCCACCGACAATTCTAACAACAATCTACGCGTTGAAATGATTGCTGGAAATGGATCAGGAGCCGTGCAATCTGAAGGAACAACATTACAAGTATAtcaagcagtagatggcagtgGCAATCTTGCAGAATGTAGTTTCAATGTAACTGTTGAAG TGATTCGTTGCACCAATTCTGAGATTCAAGGTGATGTCATTGCCTCTTGCACGGGAACCATCTTGGGATCCGTCTGCTACTTTTCCTGCCCAGATGGTTACATCCTCCAAGGTCATTCCATGACCACCTGCCAACAGAATGGTTTTGATGGGATCTGGTCCAATGGATCACCGTCATGTTCAG ATAACCAAGCACCGGTATTTACAAGTCTACCAGAGCCAATAGAAGTCACCGCCCCACCTCTAGCGATGGGTGCAGTTGTCAGCTGGGAGGTTCCTACCGCAGAGGATAACGATGATCCAAATGTTCAAGTAGTCCAAATGGCAGGACCAGACCCTGACCTGATGCTAAGCGAAGGTTTCTTTTTGGTGAGGTACATAGCTCGGGACAATTCTGGCAATGAAGCGGAGTACACCTTCAACATCACAGTAAAAG TTGTACAATGTAATGATCCAGAACCGGAAGTAGATGAGGATGTTGAGGTGATATGTGACCATGGCAACCTACGTGGTTCTACCTGTGTATATTCCTGTCCTATTGGTTCAGAATTGATTGGTTCTCAGAATACAACGTGTgtaatgatggatgatgataGTTCCATTGGGATCTGGAACACAGCAATACCTCCAAGATGTCAAG CTCGAAGCTGCCCATCACTCCCTACCCCTCCTGAAGTCATTGTATCGGGATGCGAGACAGGTCAAGGAAACTCTTCAACTTATGGCACAAACTGTACTTTCAGCTGTCCTGCAGGGTACATCGGAGAAGGAGAAGCTGTGAAATACTGCCAGGCTGATGGAACGTGGTCAACTACAGATTTCGCTTGCCGTA GACGTCAATGTACAGGGCTTGGTGGAAATGGTATATTTACCGCTCTGCCACACCAATGTTCGGGCTTCCCTGAATATGAACAAGTCTGTGTCGTGTCATGTCTTCGTCCTGGCTACCAGCTTCAAGGGCCTGGTTTGGCCGAATTCCAGTGCATGGAAAATGGTACATGGAACCAAACTTTAGACGAATTCTCTTGCATCGGTAAGAACAAATGA